GGAATGGCGGCAGCGGCGGTGGGGGGCGTGCGGCTGGTGTATGAAATCTTCGAAGGCATCCAGGCGTTCAACGAAGGGCACGCGCAGGAGGGTATCGATCACATTTTCAATGTGTTGTTCGGCATCGCCCAGGGCGCCTACCTCGGATTCACCGGGGCGGCCATCGAACCCATGCCGGTGAAGGATGGCACCCTGCGCTTGTGGAATGGCGACGTCACACCGTTCCAAACGCGGCGCCTGCCTGGCATGGAGGCCGAACAGGACGCCTGGGGTGTATGGCGCACGCCAAGCGAGGCGTGGGTCCGTATCGACGATCATTATTTTGAGGTCCAGGGACAAGGGAGCTCCGTGGAACTGCGGCTGCCTGCCGGGCATCGGGGAGTGACTCCGCCGCTGGAATGGAGCCGTACCCGCGGTTGGCGCTGGGCCCATCAAAATCCCCTGCACCGAAACAACCTGCAACTGGTGCACAACTTTGCCGAGACGCCAGCCGAGTTGGACGACAACACCCTATTGGCGGTGCAGCGGCAGGTCGGCATCAGCGAGGCGCATCTGCGGTATCTGCAAGTCGAGGGACGCCCGATGCCCGCTGTGCTCGCCGACGCACTGGTTGAAACGCGCAATTGGAGCTGGGTACACCGGACCATTCAGCGCCTGAAGCAGAATCAAGCGCCCGGCGAAGTGCATTTCCGTGGCGTGCAAATGCTCGCAGAACTTCCTGGATGGCCGCGGGACGTTGCGCTGCGCTATCACGACGGCGCGCAATATTACCCGATGGGCAATCCCGCCAGCACGCGGGTGCTTTCACTGAGCAAATGGGACCTGGAAAATGACGCTTGGGCGGCCCGCATTCTGGATCGCCTCAGGATGAATGAGCAAACCGCCTTGCTCGGACAAAACAGCTTCGGCCTGAGCCCACTGGAGCGCAATCGCCTGTTGGCTGGACGCTGGGCCCGGCAGTTGGAAAACAATACGCAACGGATAATCAGCGACATGGCTTCCCGGCCTGAGCTTGATCCATTGGCTGCGCCCTTGGCGCGGGATTTCCCCGGCTTGCCCGCATCGATGGCCAATGAGCTCGCCGGCCATGCGGCGGGCCGGGACCGGGCGCGTTTGCTGGAGGGGCGCGTGAGCGAGGGCCTGGGTAACCAGTGCGCCGAGGCCCTGCGTGAGCTGCGCCTGAGCCGTGCCTTGCGCAACCTGGAGCGCGGCGAAAGCAGCGTCGACCGGGATCGTCTCATCATGGGCCTGGTGGGCCGTGCCCCCCAGTTGCGTGGCCGGGTGCGGCTGCGCCTGTTTGCGCGTGAAGCGCCTCGCCCAATCGAGGTGGGTGAGGCCGGACCCTGGAAAATCATCCGCCAGGAGAACGAGCAATATCGCGCCTTTGACGAGGAAGGCAACGAACTCGCCGATGCGCCGGGCCTGGAGGATGCATTGCTCAGGGCGATGCCGGACGATGCTCGCCGAGCCCTTGGCTTGAACATTTGGGAAGGGGCTACATTTCGGACCCGACTGCTTGCCCAAGCCTTGGAGGACCGGCAAGGACTGCGCCCCTTGCTGATGATGAAGCCCCACGGCCAGGGCGGGGCTGGGCTGCAATGGATCAATGAACGCTGGGGTTATCCGGCCAGCGGGCGCGGACAGCTGCCGCTGCATGTTTGGAACCGCGGCCTCGCGGCGCGTCTTGAGCAGTTATACCCATCCTATGCAGGGGAGGATCTGGAAATTCTCCAAGAGAGCCTCACCCAGGAGGCGACGCGCCACAATATCAACCTGGGAAACTTCGTTGCCCAACTGGAAAATGACTGGGCCACGCTCAACAACGAGCTGGATCAATGGGAAGCCCATCCAGGGCTGCACCATCCCGCTGAAGGCAATGTCAATGTCGAGGTCCGGCGCTCACAGCGCAGGGCGGTAGCCGCGCAAATTCGTAGCGCCTGGCAACGTGTGCCGGATCCAAGCAATGAAGGCAGCGACATGGTATTGCGGTTGGACGGTAGCAACATCGGGCGTCTGCCGCCGATCAGTGTGCGTTTCGAACACATCGAAGAATTGATCCTGATGGATCTGGGGCTGAGCGAAGACCCTTCGGCCTTCCTGCGCCTGTTTCCCAATATCGATACGTTGTACCTGCAGGGCAATCAGCTCAGTGCGATACCCCTGGCAACCGGTGAACTGCGCCAGCTGACGGACCTCTCATTGAGCATTAACCCACTCAATATGACCGCCGACGTATTTGCCCCCTTGCTCGGTCCCGATCTAGCGCCACATCTGGAAATCCTGAGCCTGTCCCATGTCAGTAGCGGCACCGGGGCAGCGGCCAGCAGCGCGGTGGTCAGTGCTATCGGCCGCCTGGCCGAGCTTCCTTCGCTACGCGAGTTGGAATGGACCGACAACTTGCATTTTACCGAGCAGCAATTGCAGGCCATCACCGAGTTACCCCAATTGACTGCGTTGGATCTATCACGCTGCGGCTTGCGTCTGGATGAGCAGGGGAGCCAATTCCTGCGAAGCGCCACCGCCCTGGAGGAGCTGAGCCTCAACGGCAATAACTGCCGGGATTTGCCAGACTTGCCTGAACTTGTTGCGCTACAGGATCTGGAACTGTCCGATACGGGGCTCAGACGGGTACCGGCGCTGGCATTGACGATGCTGTCGAGGTCATCGGCTATCGAAGTCGACAGTATCGACCTGAGCAGCAACAGCATCACCCAAATCCAGGACGACCTGCTGCCCGTTCTCGAACGGGTGCAAGGGGGCAGCGTTGGCGTATTGCTCGACGACAATCCGCTGCCCAGCACGCAAATAAACGCACTTCGCCAGTGGGATAACGGCGCTTTCAGATACACCGTCGACGATTGGTTGTATATCAACCCGGGGCTACGGGACGCACTGGAAGTCGCTCGCGATGACGCCGTAAACCGTGGCTTCATCGACTGGTTTTCCGGGATGATGGGGGACTTGGATGCCCATGCGGCAGTTGGCCTGACCTTCCAGGATCGCACGAGGGGTGCTCGCATTCTGGAGCATTTGATCGAGTATCAAAACGCGAATGAACCCTTACCCACGATCGTTGCCGATTTCGATCAGCGGATGACCGAACTGCGCGTGCGTCTGCGGGACCGGACCCTGGACAGGGTAAAGCCGGACCTCTGGGAAATTGAAGTGCACATGATGATGTTCGAGTCGGTCCTACGGGCTCGCCTGGCACGGCAAGGTGTGCCGTTCGCAAGTTTCCTGGTTGACCAGCACGCCTATTGGACCCACGTGCAGGTCGAGCGCTTTCCCGATGCCTTGGAGCGACCGCCCCATATGACCCGGGGGGCCTTCATCAACTGGCTCAGCGATGCACAGGACACCTTTAATAACAACGATCAAAACCCTCGGGTCGGGGAAATGACCTGGCGGCCTTATCTCGGAATCATGTCCGATGCCTGGACGCAAGGCCTGGAGGCCTGGGAGGGCGTAGACGAAGCCATTATCGATGCCTACAGCGAATCGGTGAATCCGTCCAGTTGGCCCCAAGTGCTGCTGGATAACCTCGCACGGCCGGATGCCGACCTGCCCAGCGCGTGGGAGCAAGTCACTGAAAACGACCAGCTTGTCTGGCGCCGTGCGCCGCTCGAACCCGTGGCAGATGTAGATTGGACGGCTGGCGAACCAGTGACCCTGACCGAAGACCAGTTGCGACGAACCATGGCGATCTATCGTTCGGTCAGGAGTCGGGAAATCGAGGCCCTGGTACGACGAATAACAGCAGACCTGGTCATTCCCTGGTGGCCGCAGCGACCGCGCTAGCTTCCCAACTGCGTAAATATGAAGAGCCCCGACGGGGCTCTTCTCAAATGTCATTCAGCTCCAGGCGTAGCCTGCTTGAATACCAGCGCTTTCAGTCCGCAAGCCAGATCGGCGTCAGGAAACTCCGGCGGATTTTCCAGGCGCGCGTGGAATACAAGTCCCGGCGCTTCGCGCATGACGCCGTCGATGAGGAAATCCGGGCCGGTGGCCGGGTCGTTGCTGCAGGCCAGGACCGTGCCGCGAGCGGCCAGCAGTTCCGGCAGGCGGCGCAACACGCGCTGATAATCCTTGGTCAACAGAAAGCTGCCTTTCTGGAAAGTGGGTGGATCGATGATCACTAGGTCGTACGGGCCACTGTTGATCACCTTGCCCCAAGACTTGAACAAGTCGTGTCCCAGGAAACTCACCTTATCCAGGTCATGCCCGTTCAGCCGGTGGTTGTCGCGGCCACGACTCAGCGCCGCGCGGGACATATCCAGGTTGACCACATGCTGCGCGCCGCCGGCAATCGCCGCCACGGAAAAGCCGCAGGTGTAGGCGAACAGGTTGAGCACGCGTTTTCCGGCGGCGTTGGACCGCACCCAGTCGCGGCCGTAGCGCATGTCGAGGAACAGGCCATTGTTTTGCTTCTTGCCCAAGTCGATTCGGTAGCGCAGGCCGCCTTCGGTCAGGGTCCATTCATTGATCGGTTCGCCTACTAGCCATTGGGTGAGGCTATCGGGCAGGTAGCGGTGCTGCACCGCCAGCGTATGGGCGGCGCTGTGCTGCCAGGCGGGCGAGGTGGGGAGGGTGCACAGCATTGACAGCAAATTCTCCAGCTGCGCCGCCTCGGGTTCCTTGAACAGCGAAACCAGTACCACCCCTTGCAGCCAATCGATGGTGATCTGCTCCAGCCCCGGCCAGCAGCGACCGCGGCCATGGAACAGGCGCCGGGTTTCTTCGGGCACCGATTCCAGGGCGGTCAGCAAATGGGTATGCAGGGTTTGCAGTGCTTCAGGGTTCATCGGACAACGCCAGCGATTCGAAAGGCCGGCATTTTAACCGTAGGCGGACCGGGCGCAATCCCCGTGGCGAGGGAGCTTGCTCCCGCTCATCAACCCTCGCTGGCCGCCAGAATGCTCGCCACTTGTTGCGGCTGGCAATTCAGATAAGCCGAGCGCTTGAGCCACGCCGGGTCGGGATACCAGGAAAACATGAATTGCCCGCCCTTGAGCTTGTCGATCACCTGGCGCGCCACTTGCGGCCGCACCGCAGGGCAACCCAGGCTGCGCCCGATACGGCCCTGGCGTGCGCTCCACAGCGGATTCACGTAATCGGCGGCATGGATGACGATGGCGCGGTCGCGGGCCAAGTCGTTGAAGCCCGGTTCAAGGCCATCCATGCGCAGCGAATAGCCATGGGCGCCCTGGTAACTTTCCTGGGTACGGAACAGTCCCAGGCTCGATTGATAACTGCCCAGGCGGTTGGAAAACTGCGTGGCGAAATTTTCCCCGGATTTCTGCCCATGGGCCACCAGGTCGCGCAGGACCAGCTTCTTTTGGCGCAGGTCGAAGATCCACAGGCGCCGGGCCGTCGAAGGTTGCGAATAATCGATCACGGCAAGATGGCGAGCCTGTCGGGCACCGTTCGCGACTGCGCACTGCATCGCACTCAAGGCACTTTTCAGCGCTTGGGGATTGAGTTCCGGCGCCGCGTGGGCGAGGCTGTTGTAAAGAGGTTGGGCGTTGAGCTTTGCCGCCAGCGCCGGGCTGCACATCAGGGCGAGGCCGGTGATGAGCAGACAAAGTTGGCGCAGTAGGCCCGATACCGGCGTAAACAGCTGAGGGCGGCGTTCGTTTGCGGCATCCCATCCGATTGTGTTTGTTTGCATGATGATGGGTCGTACCTGTCGCAAAAATTCACCGTCAACGAGACGGCCATGGATTGGAGTAAAGCAGTTGTTCAAAAAGACCGCATGTTACCTGAGCCTTTTCTTGCTCGTTGCGCCATTGGTCGCTGCAGCCGAGGAGGGCGATCCAGCGCTGGCGCAAACCACATTGGCGCAGCTGTCGGTCAACTGCCCCGATCTGGCTGCCCGTGTCGACTTTCCGACAGTGATGAGCTTGCAGGCGCTATACCAGCAAAACGCAGGCCAGGCACTCTGGTCGAACGACGGGCGGTTACAGGCGCTGCAGGTCCAACTTCAACAATTGGCTGACGATGGACTGGATCCGGCGCGCTACAGCTTGCCGGACGAAGGCGCCTACCCGAATGCCGCCTGTACCGACATCGCCATCAGCGAGCGTTATCTGCAGGCCCTGCACGACCTGCGTTTCGGTTATCTGCCTCAAAAGCGTCTGGAACCTGTCTGGAAAACCAATCCGCAGTTGCCGGACCGTCAAGCCATGGTGTTGCAATTCGCCGTGACGGGCCTGCACAACCCTGTCGAGGCTTTTGAGCAGGCCCGGCCGAGCCTCGACCTTTATCGCAACCTGCGCGAACTCTACGCCCGTCAGCGGCAGCTGCCTTTGGCTGACTGGCAATCGGTGCCCGGTGGCTCGCTGTTGCAGCCGGACAAACGCGATGCCCGAGTACCAGCGCTGGCCCGTCGATTGTTCAACGAGGGTTACCTGAGCGTGCCGCCCCCCGAGACCGATGAGCATTACGGGCCGAGCCTTGTGGATGCGATGAAAAGCTTCCAACTTCATCATTCGCTGCAAGCCGATGGCGTCGTGGGGCCGTGGACCGTCACCGAACTGAACATCAGCCCGGCGATGCGCCGCGAACAGCTGCGCATCAACCTGGAGCGCATGCGCTGGCTGGCCCAGGACCTCGAGCCGGACAGCGTGCTGGTCAACGTCGCGGCGGCGCAACTGACGGTTTACCAGGGCGGCGCGCCAATCTGGCAAACCCGTACCCAGGTCGGGCGTGCCGAACGGCAGACGCCGCTGATCAAATCGCGGATCACGCGCTTGACGCTCAACCCCACGTGGACCATCCCGCCAACGATCATGCGCGAAGACAAGCTGCCCGAGATTCGTCGCGATCCGGAGTTTCTCAGCCGACATAACCTCAGGGTGCTCGACCGGGACGGCATGCCGGTGGCGGTGGAGAATGTCGACTGGGACCACCCCGGCACGCTCATGCTGCGCCAGGATCCCGGTGCGAAAAACCCACTGGGCAAAATGGCGATCCGTTTCCCCAATCCGTTTTCCGTATACCTGCATGACACGCCTAGCCAGGCGTTATTCAGCAAAGGGCCGCGGGCGTTCAGCTCAGGCTGCGTGCGTATCGAGCAAGTCATGCACCTGCGGGACTTGTTGGTGACTGCGGCCGAACGCACGCGCACCGACACTTTGCTGGCCAGCGAACTGACTCATGAGTTCAGGCTGGCCAAGCCCGTGCCGATCCTGCTGGGCTACTGGACCGCGCAGGCGGACAGCCAGGGGCGGGCGGTGTACGTCCCGGATATCTACCAACGCGATGCAGTCCTCTCTGCGGCTGGCAGCCGTGCGCTCTGATGGCGATCATGTTCAGGCGCATTCGACCTCGGCGCCGACGCGTGCCGTCTCGTCGGTCGTCGAGAACAGCCGCTGCCCGATTGCCTGGGCAGTGTCCAGGTGAGTCTTTGGGTCAACCGTTTCCGACTCGAGCAAGCGTTCGGAGCTCACTACGCGGGCCCCGCAGTAATCGAAGATGCCATGTTCAATCTGGGTCACCATCGCCTGGTCATAGCCGTGGCGTTGAAAGCTGTCCGCGTCCGCGCCACCGACGGCCAACAGATGGACCCGCAGATGTCGGAGCTGCTGGGAGAATGACTCGCCGAGCCGGAAATCGAACGCCCAGCCGTTGGAAAATACCCGGTCGATCCAACCCTTGAGCAACGCCGGCATCGACCACCAGTAAATCGGATAGACCAGCACCAGCGCAGCGGCACGCTCGATCCTGGCTTGCTCGGCCAGCACATCGGCCGGCGGCGACGCCTCGCGGTGGTGAACCGCGTGGTCGGCGAAGCTGAAGCGTGGGTCGAACCCCTCAGTCGCCAGGTCGGCTATCTCGAACGTGTCGGCCGGATTGGCTTGGATGATTCCGTTGCCGACGGCTTGGGCCAGCGCATGGGTCAGGGAACGGGGATCATGATGGGCAACAACGATCAAGGCATGCATGTCGAATCTCCTTCTGGCATCACACAACGTCAAGCGAGTATGCTTGGTTAAGTTACGAACAGTAAGTTACGGTTGGTAAAGTAAGCATGTCAAGCACTGATGAACATTCACAGCCCTCTGCCGCACCCCGTCGACGCTTGTCGCGTGCGGATCGCCAACGGCAGCTACTCGACGTCGCCTGGCGCCTGGTGCGGGAGGAGGGTAGCGAAGCGCTGACGTTGGCCCGGCTTGCGGAACAGGCAGGGGTTACCAAGCCTATCGTCTACGACCACTTCATTACCCGGTCAGGCCTCCTGGCAGCGCTTTACCAGGATTTCGATGGCAGGCAGACCGCGTTGATGGATGCTGCACTCCAAGCCAGTGAACCGACGCTGGAAAGCCGGGCGCAGGTCATCGCTTCTTCCTTCGTCGAATGCGTCCTCCTTCAGGGGCGGGAGATTCCTGGGGTCAGCGCGGCCTTGAGCAGCACGCCAGAACTCGAACGCATCAAGAGGGAGTACGAAGGGGTCTTCCTGGATAAATGCCGGGTGGTGCTGGAACCGTTCGCCGGAACCGGGCGCCTTTCCCAAGCGCGCCTGCGGGCGATGCTGGGGGCGGCGGAAGCGTTGTCCGATGCGGCGGCCAACGGCGAAATCAGCGCGGACGAGGCCAAGCATGAGCTGTTTGAATGCATCGTTTCGATGGTCGAGCGGGCCGAAACCACGTCTGGGTGATTCACTTTCCTTCAAGAAAAAACGAACCCCAGGCGCTTTTTCCGGTTCTTAACTGATGTCCCCGGTTTAACAGGGACATCAGGCGGGGCTGCGGTCTTGCCCACCAAACACTGCGATCAAAGGAGGCGACTATGCCCAACTCCTTCCCTTCGCCCTGGTGGAAGAACGCCGTGATCTACCAGGTCTATCCTCGCTCTTTTGCCGATGCCAATGGCGATGGCATCGGCGACCTCCCCGGACTGACGGCACGCCTGGACCACCTGCAGCGCCTGGGTATCGATGCGTTGTGGCTGTCCCCGGTGTACCGTTCGCCGATGTGCGATGCCGGTTATGACATCTGCGACTACACCGACGTCGACCCGCTGTTCGGCAGCCTGGCCGACCTGGACAACTTGATCGAGCAGGCCCACCGGCGCGGACTAAAAGTGTTGCTCGACTTCGTGCCGAACCACACTTCCGACCAACATCCGTGGTTCATCGAATCGCGCTCCAGCCGCGACAATCCCAAGCGCGACTGGTACATCTGGCGCGACCAGCCGAACAACTGGCGTGCCTCGATCGACGGCGGCAGCGCCTGGACCTGGGACGAAACCAGCCAGCAGTATTATCTGCATTTCTTCCTGCCGCAGCAGCCCGATCTCAACTGGCACAACCCGCAAGTGGTCGCTGCCATGCAACAGGTGCTGCATTTCTGGCTGGAGCGCGGCGTGGATGGCTTTCGCGTCGATGTGGTGCATTGCGTCGGCAAGGACCAGAGCTTTGCCGACGACCCGCGCTGCATGGCGGGCGAAACCATGGTCAAGATCAACGACCAACCTTACAGCCACGAGGTGCTGCGCGGACTGCGCCGGCTGGTGGACAGCTACCCCGGCGAGCGCGTGCTGATCGGCGAAGTGAATATCCGCTCCACCGCCCAGGTCGCGGCCTATTACGGCGCCAGTGACGAGCTGCACATGTCGTTCAACTTCCCACCGTTGGACGCTCCCTGGGATCCGGTGGTGTTGCGAATGTGTGTGCGCGAAGTGGAAAACGACTTGGGCCCGCTGCAGGCGTGGCCGACCTGGGTGCTTTCCAACCACGACAACAGCCGCCACCGCAGCCGGTACGGCGGCTCGTTGCGGCGGACCCGGGCAGCGGCGGTGATGTTACTGACATTGCGCGGGACGCCTTTTATCTACCAGGGTGAAGAACTGGGCCTGGAGGATACGCAGGTGACCGCCCAGACCCGCGTCGATCCTGGCGGGCGCGATGGCAGCCGGGCGCCGTTGCCATGGACGGTCCAGGCGCCTCACGGTTGGTCGGGGCAGGCGCCGTGGCTGCCTTTTGCACCCGATGCCGGCCTGTTATCGGTGGAAGCGCAAGAGCGAGCCACCGATTCCGTTTTGGCGCTGTACCGGCGGTTGCTGACGTGTCGGCGCAACAGCCGGGCGCTGCGGCTGGGCGAGTGGGAGGAACTGCCTTCGCACCCGCAGGTGCTGGCTTATCGGCGTCATTGCGACGGCGACGAACGGCTGGTCTGCATCAACTTCGCCGACAGCGAGCACGCGTTTCCCCTGGCCGATCCCTGGCGCGTGCAGATCGCCAGCGACGGGGCAGGCGAAGGCCAGCCCTTCACCGGCCGCCTGGCCGCCGAGCAGGCCCTGATCCTGTGTCGATAAACTGTGTCGATAAGGAGTGACCGATGAAAGCCAACTGGCACCGAAATACCTTGATCTACCAGATCGACCCTTCCTTATTCTACGACAGCAACGGCGACGGCCGTGGCGACCTGAAAGGCATCATTCGCCAGCTCGATTATCTCCAGGCGCTAGGTGTCGGCGCGCTGTGGTTGATGCCCTTATACCGTTCGCCGTTCAAGGACGCCGGTTACGACGTCAGCGATTTCATGGCCCTGGACCCGCGCTTCGGCAGTGAGGAAGACCTGCGTCAGTTGATCGTCCAGGCGCGGGAACGGGGTATTCGGGTCATTCTCGAACTGGTGGTGCAACATACCTCCGACCAACATCCGTGGTTCCAGAGGGCACGACGTGACAAGAACAGCGTCTACCGCGACTACTACCTGTGGTCCGACGAACCGGTGGACGACGGCAACCAACCGATCTTTCCCTCGGTGGAGGACAGCATCTGGCGTTGGGACGAACAGGCCGGGCAATACTATCGGCATCTGTTCTATCGTCATGAACCGGACCTCAACCTGGCGAACCCGAAAGTCGTCGAGGAAATCGAGCGGATCATGGTCCATTGGCTTGAACTGGGGATCGCCGGCTTTCGCCTCGATGCCGCTTCGCACCTGGTCGAGCAGGCCGGTCGTGGGGATGAAGAGCAGGGTGTCTGGGTGCTGGACCGGTTATTCAAGTATATGACCCGTATCAATCCGGAAGGCGTGCTGATGGGGGAAGTGGACGTCGAACCGGAGCGTTACAGCCATTACTTCGGCAGCGGCGAGCGCCTGGGCCTGGTCCTGGATTTCTGGGTCAATAATCATCTGTTCCTGGCCTTGGCCCGAGGCGAAGCCGAACCCTTGCGGCGTGCAATCAGCCAACGCCCCGCACCGCCTGACGGTGCCAACTACGCGGTGTGGCTGCGCAACCATGACGAACTGGACCTGGAGCGCTTGAGCGAGGAGGAGCGCGAAGAAGTCATGCAGTCGTTTGCCCCCCAGGAAAACATGCGCTTGTATGGCCGGGGTATTCGCCGCCGCCTGGCGCCGATGCTGGACGGGAATGTGCATCGCCAGGCGCTGGCCCAGGCATTGCTGTTGTCGTTGCCGGGCA
The Pseudomonas marvdashtae genome window above contains:
- a CDS encoding L,D-transpeptidase family protein, translated to MFKKTACYLSLFLLVAPLVAAAEEGDPALAQTTLAQLSVNCPDLAARVDFPTVMSLQALYQQNAGQALWSNDGRLQALQVQLQQLADDGLDPARYSLPDEGAYPNAACTDIAISERYLQALHDLRFGYLPQKRLEPVWKTNPQLPDRQAMVLQFAVTGLHNPVEAFEQARPSLDLYRNLRELYARQRQLPLADWQSVPGGSLLQPDKRDARVPALARRLFNEGYLSVPPPETDEHYGPSLVDAMKSFQLHHSLQADGVVGPWTVTELNISPAMRREQLRINLERMRWLAQDLEPDSVLVNVAAAQLTVYQGGAPIWQTRTQVGRAERQTPLIKSRITRLTLNPTWTIPPTIMREDKLPEIRRDPEFLSRHNLRVLDRDGMPVAVENVDWDHPGTLMLRQDPGAKNPLGKMAIRFPNPFSVYLHDTPSQALFSKGPRAFSSGCVRIEQVMHLRDLLVTAAERTRTDTLLASELTHEFRLAKPVPILLGYWTAQADSQGRAVYVPDIYQRDAVLSAAGSRAL
- a CDS encoding leucine-rich repeat domain-containing protein produces the protein MSTLKTHVELIQARLPGWLTQATRASQERLKALAQQLQRDSDALNALVKDWPDPYDYTLDQLQAQPEMQAWGPVIGASAKDAVRRARVKRGPYVIDPSLTVVEAAMGNFPPADAVVNSDFDRKGQLYVRRKPDEHYRWGQRSDTVGMPLSPAQFAQVCRRVDVGGTYRKLLESKLPRIAGQDAAAPTAYKAYARSQLAYDAYEAKLDGRLDKTGERLLASAGVQLENEPTVPLACEFKTLELLSVPLFGVRVYWGVKGDAKGVRPVVLHMPNDVVAPIMQFSSLQAMSAELTERVRKRSYRTSLMNYFPLRLQAELGMALHDQVEWEIKDNLNLFQEINARISHWREGERGEDDGRIRVPAPRVAWGLGYIREEHWSNRYHEWRGHTFANASALMVSTTDKDWQALMDRLEYWERIAEQTLMLAASFVPFCAPIGMAAAAVGGVRLVYEIFEGIQAFNEGHAQEGIDHIFNVLFGIAQGAYLGFTGAAIEPMPVKDGTLRLWNGDVTPFQTRRLPGMEAEQDAWGVWRTPSEAWVRIDDHYFEVQGQGSSVELRLPAGHRGVTPPLEWSRTRGWRWAHQNPLHRNNLQLVHNFAETPAELDDNTLLAVQRQVGISEAHLRYLQVEGRPMPAVLADALVETRNWSWVHRTIQRLKQNQAPGEVHFRGVQMLAELPGWPRDVALRYHDGAQYYPMGNPASTRVLSLSKWDLENDAWAARILDRLRMNEQTALLGQNSFGLSPLERNRLLAGRWARQLENNTQRIISDMASRPELDPLAAPLARDFPGLPASMANELAGHAAGRDRARLLEGRVSEGLGNQCAEALRELRLSRALRNLERGESSVDRDRLIMGLVGRAPQLRGRVRLRLFAREAPRPIEVGEAGPWKIIRQENEQYRAFDEEGNELADAPGLEDALLRAMPDDARRALGLNIWEGATFRTRLLAQALEDRQGLRPLLMMKPHGQGGAGLQWINERWGYPASGRGQLPLHVWNRGLAARLEQLYPSYAGEDLEILQESLTQEATRHNINLGNFVAQLENDWATLNNELDQWEAHPGLHHPAEGNVNVEVRRSQRRAVAAQIRSAWQRVPDPSNEGSDMVLRLDGSNIGRLPPISVRFEHIEELILMDLGLSEDPSAFLRLFPNIDTLYLQGNQLSAIPLATGELRQLTDLSLSINPLNMTADVFAPLLGPDLAPHLEILSLSHVSSGTGAAASSAVVSAIGRLAELPSLRELEWTDNLHFTEQQLQAITELPQLTALDLSRCGLRLDEQGSQFLRSATALEELSLNGNNCRDLPDLPELVALQDLELSDTGLRRVPALALTMLSRSSAIEVDSIDLSSNSITQIQDDLLPVLERVQGGSVGVLLDDNPLPSTQINALRQWDNGAFRYTVDDWLYINPGLRDALEVARDDAVNRGFIDWFSGMMGDLDAHAAVGLTFQDRTRGARILEHLIEYQNANEPLPTIVADFDQRMTELRVRLRDRTLDRVKPDLWEIEVHMMMFESVLRARLARQGVPFASFLVDQHAYWTHVQVERFPDALERPPHMTRGAFINWLSDAQDTFNNNDQNPRVGEMTWRPYLGIMSDAWTQGLEAWEGVDEAIIDAYSESVNPSSWPQVLLDNLARPDADLPSAWEQVTENDQLVWRRAPLEPVADVDWTAGEPVTLTEDQLRRTMAIYRSVRSREIEALVRRITADLVIPWWPQRPR
- a CDS encoding NAD(P)H-dependent oxidoreductase, yielding MHALIVVAHHDPRSLTHALAQAVGNGIIQANPADTFEIADLATEGFDPRFSFADHAVHHREASPPADVLAEQARIERAAALVLVYPIYWWSMPALLKGWIDRVFSNGWAFDFRLGESFSQQLRHLRVHLLAVGGADADSFQRHGYDQAMVTQIEHGIFDYCGARVVSSERLLESETVDPKTHLDTAQAIGQRLFSTTDETARVGAEVECA
- a CDS encoding TetR/AcrR family transcriptional regulator, which codes for MSSTDEHSQPSAAPRRRLSRADRQRQLLDVAWRLVREEGSEALTLARLAEQAGVTKPIVYDHFITRSGLLAALYQDFDGRQTALMDAALQASEPTLESRAQVIASSFVECVLLQGREIPGVSAALSSTPELERIKREYEGVFLDKCRVVLEPFAGTGRLSQARLRAMLGAAEALSDAAANGEISADEAKHELFECIVSMVERAETTSG
- a CDS encoding murein L,D-transpeptidase catalytic domain family protein, encoding MCSPALAAKLNAQPLYNSLAHAAPELNPQALKSALSAMQCAVANGARQARHLAVIDYSQPSTARRLWIFDLRQKKLVLRDLVAHGQKSGENFATQFSNRLGSYQSSLGLFRTQESYQGAHGYSLRMDGLEPGFNDLARDRAIVIHAADYVNPLWSARQGRIGRSLGCPAVRPQVARQVIDKLKGGQFMFSWYPDPAWLKRSAYLNCQPQQVASILAASEG
- a CDS encoding alpha-amylase family glycosyl hydrolase, coding for MPNSFPSPWWKNAVIYQVYPRSFADANGDGIGDLPGLTARLDHLQRLGIDALWLSPVYRSPMCDAGYDICDYTDVDPLFGSLADLDNLIEQAHRRGLKVLLDFVPNHTSDQHPWFIESRSSRDNPKRDWYIWRDQPNNWRASIDGGSAWTWDETSQQYYLHFFLPQQPDLNWHNPQVVAAMQQVLHFWLERGVDGFRVDVVHCVGKDQSFADDPRCMAGETMVKINDQPYSHEVLRGLRRLVDSYPGERVLIGEVNIRSTAQVAAYYGASDELHMSFNFPPLDAPWDPVVLRMCVREVENDLGPLQAWPTWVLSNHDNSRHRSRYGGSLRRTRAAAVMLLTLRGTPFIYQGEELGLEDTQVTAQTRVDPGGRDGSRAPLPWTVQAPHGWSGQAPWLPFAPDAGLLSVEAQERATDSVLALYRRLLTCRRNSRALRLGEWEELPSHPQVLAYRRHCDGDERLVCINFADSEHAFPLADPWRVQIASDGAGEGQPFTGRLAAEQALILCR
- a CDS encoding class I SAM-dependent methyltransferase, whose translation is MNPEALQTLHTHLLTALESVPEETRRLFHGRGRCWPGLEQITIDWLQGVVLVSLFKEPEAAQLENLLSMLCTLPTSPAWQHSAAHTLAVQHRYLPDSLTQWLVGEPINEWTLTEGGLRYRIDLGKKQNNGLFLDMRYGRDWVRSNAAGKRVLNLFAYTCGFSVAAIAGGAQHVVNLDMSRAALSRGRDNHRLNGHDLDKVSFLGHDLFKSWGKVINSGPYDLVIIDPPTFQKGSFLLTKDYQRVLRRLPELLAARGTVLACSNDPATGPDFLIDGVMREAPGLVFHARLENPPEFPDADLACGLKALVFKQATPGAE